Proteins from one Sander lucioperca isolate FBNREF2018 chromosome 16, SLUC_FBN_1.2, whole genome shotgun sequence genomic window:
- the LOC116050061 gene encoding gastrula zinc finger protein XlCGF7.1-like isoform X1: protein MERHREHTEETKLRGEALPPDVLEVIVGEEEQQECSSSVDQQEPEPPPHIKEEQEELWSSQEGEQLQGLEEADITKFPFTQCGKRFGFKGSLNRHMITHTGEKPFRCSVCKKSFTQSGDLQSHMRHMVTHTGEKPFSCSECGKAFSDSGTLKKHMMTHSGEKPFSCSVCKKYFTQSGNLQKHMRIHTGEKPFSCSECGRAFTDSGNLKNHMMTHSGEKPFSCPVCKKSLTQSGALKMHMRIHTGEKPFSCSVCNRRFAQRSNFKKHKCVGPMETEADGEDCGGPEPARNSHPLLQPETEDQTGDSSEPETGDME from the exons ctttACCTCCAGACGTTCTGGAAGTGATTGTTGgtgaagaggagcagcaggagtgtagctccagtgtggaccagcaggagccagagccccccccacacattaaagaggaacaggaggaactgtggagcagtcaggagggagagcagcttcaagggctggaggaggctgatatcaccaagttcccattcactcagtgtgggaaaagatttgGATTCAAGGGAAGTCTGAATAGACACATgataactcacacaggagagaaaccttttagatgctcagtctgtaagaaatcttttacacagagtggaGATTTACAGTCACACATg AGACACATGgtaactcacacaggagagaagcctttcagctgctctgagtgtggtaaAGCTTTCTCTGATAGTGGAACCCTGAAGAAACACATGATGACTCATtctggagaaaaacctttcagctgctcagtttgtaagaaatattttacacagagtggaaatttacagaaacacatgagaatccacacaggagaaaagcctttcagctgctctgagtgtggtagAGCTTTCACTGATAGTGGAAACCTGAAGAACCACATGATGACTCATtctggagaaaaacctttcagctgcccagtctgtaagaaatctttgaCACAGAGTGGAGCTTTAAAGAtgcacatgagaatccacacaggagaaaagcctttcagctgctcagtttgtaacaGAAGATTTGCCCAGCGGTCTAATTTCAAAAAACATAAGTGTGTTGGTccgatggaaacagaagctgatggagaggactgtggaggaccagaaccagccaggaactcacatccacttttacaaccagagactgaagaccagactggagactcttctgaacctgagactggTGACATGGAATAA
- the LOC116050061 gene encoding gastrula zinc finger protein XlCGF7.1-like isoform X2, whose protein sequence is MERHREHTEETKLRGEALPPDVLEVIVGEEEQQECSSSVDQQEPEPPPHIKEEQEELWSSQEGEQLQGLEEADITKFPFTQCGKRFGFKGSLNRHMITHTGEKPFRCSVCKKSFTQSGDLQSHMRHMVTHTGEKPFSCSECGKAFSDSGTLKKHMRIHTGEKPFSCSECGRAFTDSGNLKNHMMTHSGEKPFSCPVCKKSLTQSGALKMHMRIHTGEKPFSCSVCNRRFAQRSNFKKHKCVGPMETEADGEDCGGPEPARNSHPLLQPETEDQTGDSSEPETGDME, encoded by the exons ctttACCTCCAGACGTTCTGGAAGTGATTGTTGgtgaagaggagcagcaggagtgtagctccagtgtggaccagcaggagccagagccccccccacacattaaagaggaacaggaggaactgtggagcagtcaggagggagagcagcttcaagggctggaggaggctgatatcaccaagttcccattcactcagtgtgggaaaagatttgGATTCAAGGGAAGTCTGAATAGACACATgataactcacacaggagagaaaccttttagatgctcagtctgtaagaaatcttttacacagagtggaGATTTACAGTCACACATg AGACACATGgtaactcacacaggagagaagcctttcagctgctctgagtgtggtaaAGCTTTCTCTGATAGTGGAACCCTGAAGAAACAC atgagaatccacacaggagaaaagcctttcagctgctctgagtgtggtagAGCTTTCACTGATAGTGGAAACCTGAAGAACCACATGATGACTCATtctggagaaaaacctttcagctgcccagtctgtaagaaatctttgaCACAGAGTGGAGCTTTAAAGAtgcacatgagaatccacacaggagaaaagcctttcagctgctcagtttgtaacaGAAGATTTGCCCAGCGGTCTAATTTCAAAAAACATAAGTGTGTTGGTccgatggaaacagaagctgatggagaggactgtggaggaccagaaccagccaggaactcacatccacttttacaaccagagactgaagaccagactggagactcttctgaacctgagactggTGACATGGAATAA